In one Fibrobacterota bacterium genomic region, the following are encoded:
- a CDS encoding cytochrome c, giving the protein MHQQVRFDPLEPAPAWPDSQSALSPPIGAVPRDSEAVVADTSRFPGPPDRQLLERGRERYVIYCAPCHGAYGDGDGMITRHGFPHPPSYHEARLLAAAPGHFYRVITDGFGMMYSYGYRVPPPDRWAIIAYIRALQLSRRATLGDAPDAERRRLEAL; this is encoded by the coding sequence ATGCATCAACAAGTACGGTTCGATCCCCTGGAGCCCGCGCCCGCTTGGCCCGACAGCCAATCGGCCCTGAGCCCGCCCATAGGCGCGGTTCCGCGCGATAGCGAGGCCGTGGTCGCGGATACCTCCCGCTTCCCTGGCCCACCGGACCGGCAATTGCTCGAGCGCGGGCGCGAGCGCTATGTCATCTATTGCGCCCCCTGCCATGGAGCCTACGGCGACGGGGACGGGATGATTACGCGGCATGGCTTCCCCCATCCCCCTTCCTATCATGAGGCGCGGCTCCTGGCCGCCGCCCCGGGCCACTTCTATCGCGTCATCACCGACGGGTTCGGCATGATGTATTCCTATGGCTATCGCGTGCCGCCGCCGGACCGCTGGGCAATCATCGCTTATATACGCGCCTTGCAACTCAGCCGGCGGGCCACCCTCGGGGACGCTCCGGACGCGGAACGCCGGCGCTTGGAGGCGCTATGA